Proteins co-encoded in one Sediminispirochaeta bajacaliforniensis DSM 16054 genomic window:
- a CDS encoding polysaccharide biosynthesis protein, translated as MSKEKRLAIVGAGFAGREIAGEIEHKGVFGKVVVFLDDDGKKVGGLLDGIPVEGPVMEAPDILKRNRVQEALIAVPGATGEQLRKIYLALKRADLERIRILPGISQIVDGDAHLIQTRELSAQDLLGRNPVLIPLKESLFYLRGKRVLITGAGGSIGGELSRQLLSGGAQRLYLFDHGENNVYEIEKELRLLQEEGVGEAATIVPVIGDLKDRDYMHFIIKRLRADVIFHCAAYKHVPLTEANPVEGIKNNVFGTLNIVDAALEAGTSRFVLVSTDKAVAPSCVYGATKTIAEEIVLSRNGRGGGAFMVVRFGNVLASRGSIVPLFTKQILKGGPVTITDPKVSRFFMTIPEAASLVLKTGGVGEGGSLYILDMGEPLSIKELAEQMIRFYGYRPHEEIAVRYIGLRPGEKLTERLWLESESTEATDFPGILRLKRQANLQSDLEELLSELRSVCFLIGGKEQEYRNRKRLKEILAPHFPSLIPVSNEPEY; from the coding sequence ATGAGTAAGGAAAAACGTCTTGCCATCGTCGGCGCGGGTTTTGCCGGTAGGGAAATTGCCGGGGAGATAGAACATAAGGGCGTATTTGGAAAGGTTGTTGTTTTTCTTGATGATGACGGCAAAAAGGTCGGGGGCCTTTTGGACGGGATCCCTGTGGAAGGGCCTGTTATGGAGGCCCCGGATATTCTGAAGCGAAACCGTGTTCAGGAGGCGCTTATTGCGGTCCCCGGGGCCACCGGCGAGCAGCTGAGGAAGATATACCTCGCCCTAAAACGTGCAGATCTTGAAAGAATCAGAATCCTTCCGGGAATCAGTCAGATCGTCGACGGAGACGCCCACCTGATTCAAACGCGGGAATTGAGTGCCCAGGATCTGCTGGGCCGCAATCCGGTCCTTATTCCCTTAAAAGAGAGTCTTTTCTACCTTCGGGGAAAGCGGGTCCTGATAACGGGAGCCGGCGGCAGTATCGGGGGAGAGCTCTCCAGGCAGCTTCTTTCGGGAGGAGCTCAGCGTCTATACCTTTTCGACCACGGTGAAAATAATGTCTATGAAATAGAGAAGGAACTGAGACTCCTCCAGGAAGAGGGAGTCGGCGAAGCGGCCACCATCGTGCCCGTTATTGGAGATCTAAAAGACCGCGACTATATGCATTTCATTATCAAGCGGCTCCGGGCGGATGTTATTTTTCACTGCGCCGCTTACAAGCATGTCCCGCTCACCGAAGCGAATCCGGTAGAGGGGATAAAAAACAACGTATTTGGGACCCTCAACATTGTGGATGCGGCCCTGGAGGCGGGAACCAGCCGCTTTGTGCTGGTATCTACCGATAAGGCCGTAGCCCCCTCCTGTGTATACGGAGCGACAAAGACCATTGCGGAAGAAATCGTACTAAGCAGAAACGGACGCGGCGGCGGGGCCTTTATGGTCGTCAGATTTGGGAATGTACTTGCCAGCAGAGGCAGCATCGTTCCCCTCTTTACAAAACAGATACTGAAGGGGGGGCCGGTGACCATCACAGATCCAAAGGTCTCCCGTTTTTTCATGACCATCCCGGAAGCCGCTTCCCTCGTGCTCAAAACCGGTGGGGTCGGAGAGGGAGGCAGCCTCTATATCCTGGATATGGGAGAACCCCTTTCCATAAAGGAGCTTGCAGAGCAGATGATACGCTTTTACGGCTACCGCCCACACGAAGAGATCGCCGTCCGCTACATAGGACTGAGGCCGGGAGAAAAACTGACCGAACGGCTCTGGCTCGAATCGGAATCCACCGAAGCGACCGACTTTCCCGGTATTCTTAGACTCAAACGCCAGGCGAACCTTCAATCAGACCTTGAAGAGCTATTGAGTGAGCTTCGAAGCGTCTGTTTTCTTATCGGGGGGAAGGAACAGGAGTATCGCAACAGAAAGCGGCTCAAGGAGATCCTCGCTCCACATTTCCCGTCGCTGATTCCGGTATCGAACGAGCCCGAGTATTAA
- a CDS encoding FAD binding domain-containing protein produces the protein MLSGIAPRVFLPGNMAELLAIYRQNPNALLWAGGTAIGGLRKNDPQYARPKKIISLAMVSEIAKVSRTERYLEIGAAVPFNKILQVGQHVLPTALSQGLSLLRPMPLRNLATLGGNLAVRGLRLNAYPILLLLDARIELRREGRNRWITMQRLFDRAGNPSLDSGELITRIRIPFEEWDLGYFRQIGTPMNDLRSSLSFCCTGKIVKATVSDLRCAFGTFSPLVIRNRELEAFLSGKKVPFARKEREEALAMMEKTIAESPGISSFQKNRARELFDWFIHVLREPD, from the coding sequence GTGCTTAGCGGTATCGCCCCAAGGGTCTTTTTGCCCGGCAACATGGCTGAACTCTTGGCCATCTATCGCCAAAATCCCAATGCCCTGCTCTGGGCCGGCGGAACAGCTATCGGCGGCCTACGAAAAAACGATCCCCAATATGCACGGCCCAAAAAGATCATCAGCCTTGCAATGGTGAGTGAGATTGCAAAGGTAAGCAGAACCGAACGTTATTTGGAAATAGGAGCCGCAGTTCCCTTCAATAAGATCCTTCAGGTCGGTCAGCATGTACTGCCCACAGCCCTCAGCCAGGGGCTTTCGCTACTCCGCCCCATGCCCCTGAGAAATTTGGCAACCCTCGGAGGCAATCTTGCCGTACGGGGCCTGAGACTAAACGCATATCCGATTCTTCTTCTTCTGGATGCCCGCATAGAACTAAGAAGAGAGGGCAGAAATCGTTGGATCACGATGCAGCGGCTCTTCGACCGGGCAGGTAACCCCAGCCTCGACAGCGGAGAACTCATCACCAGGATACGTATTCCCTTTGAAGAGTGGGACCTCGGTTATTTTCGCCAGATCGGAACACCAATGAACGACCTGCGGAGCTCTTTGAGCTTCTGCTGCACCGGGAAAATCGTCAAGGCGACGGTTTCCGATCTTCGCTGTGCCTTCGGTACCTTTTCGCCGCTGGTGATACGTAATCGCGAGCTGGAAGCCTTCCTTTCGGGCAAAAAGGTACCCTTTGCACGTAAGGAGCGTGAAGAAGCCCTCGCAATGATGGAAAAAACCATTGCCGAAAGCCCCGGAATATCATCCTTCCAGAAAAACAGGGCGCGGGAGCTTTTCGACTGGTTCATCCACGTGCTACGGGAACCGGACTAA
- a CDS encoding xanthine dehydrogenase family protein molybdopterin-binding subunit, translating to MSMGFADDLSEPGMLYLRPILSTIPKGNIASIRYPDQAPGLFLYKESDIPGTKSMEIYGEQMPVLSGSEVHYEGEAICLILGEAPEVLEEAEKQIIIDYESNYTLDDFDHPRQEQFYEETILKRGSMEKAFAAAHQIVEGEYLQQDPIRDAMAPIGALAVEKEGVLEIKVSSLWPEQVKKSVSEVLDIPQTMIRIKPVNPFPTDGEKIMLPSLIAVWAALGCRFTGRAVKVAWDVPPAPLPFLRSPRSRIAFQTALDEKGNVVGENIDASIDLGAFSFLSKEMLARLVIGIAGSRYTPNTLIRARGVKTSLSPTRLRCGFGIIPGLFSREVHEARIAQLLGKDPADRKLEAADKKRIPTGGSLKKRSDRLLIEQVCSASDFHRKHAAYQLMKKRPAIPGRGGIFRGIGIASGFTGDGFTAKPAGREPWSVSVLLDKNDKLTIQTRAGAFPGSVKALWKHRAGEILGINPELIDIDPIWQDLGGNGPLVCGQRLSVTTALVEQCCNAIKRQRFNVPLPINVRKNFRAPSQAVWDREKLKGTPFHRLTWGAMVVEVDLDPFSWQPSIRGIWCAIDCGNVYDRKEASSAVRTAITRSLRRCTNGDLLISRRAREAGIFEETEQLSMYPIEISFFENKTAQPSGVAQIPGALFPSAFVSAVSQATGIYLDTLPITPELIHSFMAKREEE from the coding sequence ATGAGCATGGGATTTGCCGACGATCTTAGTGAGCCGGGAATGCTCTACCTTCGGCCCATCCTTTCAACCATCCCCAAGGGAAATATCGCTTCGATCAGATACCCCGACCAAGCGCCAGGCCTGTTTCTCTACAAGGAATCCGATATTCCAGGAACCAAGAGCATGGAAATATATGGAGAACAGATGCCTGTGCTTTCGGGAAGCGAGGTACACTACGAAGGTGAAGCCATCTGTCTTATCCTCGGCGAGGCCCCCGAAGTCCTGGAAGAAGCGGAAAAACAGATCATCATTGATTACGAAAGCAACTATACCCTTGACGACTTCGACCACCCAAGGCAAGAGCAATTTTACGAGGAGACAATCCTAAAAAGGGGCAGTATGGAAAAGGCCTTTGCCGCTGCCCATCAAATTGTCGAAGGCGAATACCTCCAGCAGGATCCGATCCGGGATGCCATGGCTCCGATAGGAGCCTTGGCGGTGGAGAAGGAAGGGGTCCTTGAGATAAAGGTAAGCAGCCTCTGGCCTGAGCAGGTAAAGAAAAGCGTCTCCGAGGTTTTGGATATCCCACAGACGATGATCAGGATCAAACCGGTCAATCCCTTTCCAACCGACGGCGAAAAGATCATGCTTCCCAGCCTCATTGCAGTCTGGGCGGCCCTGGGATGCCGCTTTACCGGCAGGGCGGTGAAGGTTGCCTGGGATGTACCTCCCGCGCCCCTTCCCTTTCTCCGTTCTCCCAGAAGCCGGATCGCCTTTCAGACAGCCCTTGATGAAAAGGGAAACGTTGTGGGAGAAAACATCGATGCCTCCATCGATCTCGGAGCTTTTTCCTTTTTATCTAAAGAGATGCTGGCGAGGCTGGTTATCGGGATCGCGGGAAGCCGCTATACCCCGAATACCTTGATCAGGGCCCGCGGAGTAAAAACCTCTCTTTCCCCTACCCGACTCCGTTGTGGCTTCGGCATCATTCCCGGTCTCTTTTCCAGAGAGGTCCATGAAGCGAGAATCGCCCAGCTCCTTGGGAAAGATCCCGCAGACAGGAAGCTGGAGGCTGCGGACAAGAAGCGAATTCCAACAGGCGGAAGCCTTAAAAAGAGAAGTGATCGACTTCTCATCGAACAGGTCTGCTCCGCTTCGGACTTTCACAGAAAGCATGCCGCCTACCAGCTGATGAAGAAACGGCCCGCAATTCCGGGAAGAGGGGGGATTTTCCGGGGCATAGGCATTGCCAGCGGCTTTACCGGAGACGGTTTTACCGCAAAACCCGCGGGAAGAGAGCCTTGGAGCGTCTCGGTACTCCTCGACAAGAACGACAAACTCACCATCCAGACCAGGGCAGGTGCCTTTCCCGGTTCGGTAAAAGCCCTGTGGAAGCATCGGGCCGGCGAAATTCTCGGCATTAATCCGGAACTGATCGACATTGATCCAATCTGGCAGGATCTCGGCGGTAACGGCCCCCTGGTGTGTGGACAACGCCTTTCCGTGACAACCGCCCTGGTGGAGCAATGCTGCAATGCCATCAAACGGCAACGCTTTAATGTCCCCCTGCCTATCAATGTCAGGAAAAACTTTCGCGCCCCCTCTCAGGCGGTATGGGACAGAGAAAAACTCAAAGGGACGCCCTTCCATCGTCTTACCTGGGGAGCGATGGTGGTGGAAGTAGATCTTGACCCCTTCAGTTGGCAACCCTCAATCCGGGGAATCTGGTGTGCCATAGACTGTGGAAACGTATACGACCGAAAAGAGGCATCATCAGCCGTGAGAACGGCAATCACAAGGAGTCTGAGACGATGCACAAATGGAGACCTCCTAATAAGCAGAAGAGCAAGGGAGGCGGGAATATTTGAAGAGACGGAGCAGCTGTCGATGTACCCCATCGAGATTTCTTTTTTCGAAAATAAAACGGCACAACCATCCGGTGTCGCCCAGATCCCCGGGGCCCTTTTCCCCTCGGCCTTTGTGTCTGCCGTAAGCCAGGCCACGGGAATCTATCTGGACACGCTTCCCATTACTCCCGAGTTGATCCACTCATTCATGGCAAAAAGGGAGGAGGAGTAA
- a CDS encoding transcription termination/antitermination NusG family protein produces the protein MNYYSMQVITHQEKRFMQLAENAIAQFEKEQGVKIIGKLLWPRRSLKIRKRGKTTQEQAPIFPGYLFWQAESLEPEVYWLLKKNSGFIRFLKSNYDIEPLTGASKELLVHFLNYGEVVGTSTVTFGTGDRIVVLSGPMKGLEGNIRKVNKRKGRAKIELMLYEQSFLIDFAFDGIKKAEGKEHE, from the coding sequence ATGAACTATTATTCAATGCAGGTGATTACCCACCAGGAAAAAAGGTTTATGCAGCTCGCCGAGAACGCAATCGCCCAGTTCGAAAAAGAGCAGGGAGTAAAGATCATCGGTAAACTGCTGTGGCCGAGAAGAAGCCTCAAAATCAGAAAACGAGGTAAAACGACACAGGAACAGGCCCCGATCTTCCCCGGATACCTTTTCTGGCAGGCAGAAAGTTTGGAACCAGAGGTGTACTGGCTTTTGAAAAAGAACAGCGGTTTTATACGATTTCTTAAGAGTAATTACGACATAGAACCACTGACAGGGGCATCGAAAGAACTATTGGTTCACTTTCTCAACTATGGTGAGGTTGTCGGAACGTCGACGGTCACCTTTGGAACGGGAGACAGAATCGTAGTGCTAAGCGGCCCCATGAAGGGCTTAGAGGGGAACATCAGAAAAGTGAACAAACGAAAAGGGCGGGCGAAGATAGAGCTGATGCTTTACGAGCAGTCGTTTCTTATAGATTTCGCTTTCGATGGGATCAAAAAAGCAGAAGGTAAAGAGCATGAGTAA
- a CDS encoding (2Fe-2S)-binding protein translates to MEFRFLLNGKAVTVNAAPEQMLINVLRNFFHIASVRRGCEGGLCGICSVLVDGVPIQSCLVPMFRTPGADIITEEGLREKREYKDLLAAFAEADYHPCDYCRPSTMLIAYSILERTLEPKEAEILDAFSGKSCSCTDPEKIVKAIRSAGRIIKGHLRA, encoded by the coding sequence ATGGAATTTCGCTTTCTTCTTAACGGTAAAGCGGTCACGGTCAATGCCGCTCCGGAACAGATGCTTATAAACGTCCTTCGCAACTTTTTTCATATAGCCTCTGTCAGACGAGGTTGCGAGGGAGGGCTATGCGGCATATGCTCGGTGCTGGTAGACGGCGTTCCCATCCAGTCCTGTCTCGTCCCCATGTTTCGTACCCCCGGGGCCGACATCATCACCGAAGAGGGGTTGCGGGAAAAGAGGGAATACAAAGACCTTCTGGCTGCCTTTGCCGAGGCCGACTATCACCCCTGCGACTACTGCAGGCCCTCGACAATGCTCATCGCCTACAGCATTCTTGAACGAACTCTTGAACCAAAGGAAGCTGAAATTCTGGATGCTTTTTCCGGGAAGAGCTGTAGCTGCACCGATCCTGAAAAGATTGTCAAGGCGATCAGGAGCGCAGGGCGTATCATAAAGGGGCATCTCCGTGCTTAG
- a CDS encoding DegT/DnrJ/EryC1/StrS family aminotransferase gives METKEQQPIPFALPDIGREEEEAVLRVLRSGWLTTGKEAISFEKEFAEAVSTHSALAVNSATAGLHLAAEALGVSPGDKVVTSPFTFTSTAEILRYLGADPIFADIDEETLTIDPRCVAEILEREPKVKGVIPVHLGGRMAEMDRIMTETKKRGLFVIEDAAHAFPLSYKGKAAGTIGDAGVFSFYATKTITTGEGGMVVTDNEALAKRMSVMRLHGIDRDVWDRYTSSKGSWRYAVVDAGYKYNLTDLAAAIGRVQLKRAQEFKERRCRIASYYEAELGGIEALKLPKPPGRGEDHAWHLFIVRLRPGYSAIDRDGMVEALKARGIGTSVHYIALHLMPYYRSRYNLSPEQFPVATAVSNSCFSLPIYPSMSDGQVERVVEAIKELLSPNSRRA, from the coding sequence ATGGAAACAAAGGAACAACAGCCCATTCCCTTCGCCCTTCCCGATATCGGCAGGGAGGAAGAGGAGGCAGTCCTTCGGGTCTTGAGAAGTGGGTGGCTTACGACTGGAAAGGAGGCTATTTCCTTTGAAAAGGAGTTTGCCGAAGCGGTGTCGACACACTCGGCCCTGGCGGTAAACTCGGCCACGGCCGGACTGCATCTTGCGGCAGAGGCCCTGGGGGTTTCCCCCGGTGATAAGGTTGTTACGTCGCCCTTTACCTTTACATCGACCGCAGAAATTCTGCGCTACCTCGGTGCAGACCCTATTTTTGCGGATATTGATGAGGAAACATTAACCATCGATCCCCGATGCGTTGCCGAAATTCTCGAAAGAGAACCGAAGGTAAAAGGGGTGATACCGGTTCATCTCGGAGGGAGGATGGCCGAAATGGACCGGATAATGACTGAGACGAAAAAACGGGGACTTTTTGTTATTGAAGACGCGGCCCACGCCTTTCCCCTCTCCTACAAGGGAAAAGCGGCAGGGACCATCGGTGATGCAGGTGTCTTTTCCTTTTACGCAACGAAGACTATTACTACCGGCGAGGGGGGAATGGTTGTCACCGACAATGAGGCGTTGGCAAAACGGATGTCGGTGATGCGCCTGCACGGTATCGATCGTGATGTCTGGGATCGTTACACCTCTTCGAAAGGCTCCTGGCGCTATGCGGTGGTTGATGCAGGGTACAAATACAATCTCACGGATCTTGCCGCCGCCATCGGAAGGGTTCAGCTGAAACGGGCACAGGAATTCAAGGAAAGGCGCTGCCGTATTGCTTCCTATTATGAAGCGGAATTGGGAGGCATAGAGGCGCTGAAACTACCGAAGCCCCCCGGCCGGGGAGAGGACCATGCCTGGCACCTCTTCATCGTGCGGCTTCGCCCCGGATATTCGGCAATCGACAGGGACGGGATGGTGGAGGCATTGAAAGCCCGGGGTATCGGAACCTCCGTCCATTACATCGCCCTTCACCTCATGCCCTATTATCGTAGCCGCTATAATCTTAGTCCGGAGCAATTTCCCGTTGCCACGGCGGTCTCAAACAGCTGCTTTAGCCTGCCGATCTACCCCTCCATGAGCGACGGACAGGTTGAGCGGGTTGTCGAGGCGATCAAGGAGCTCCTTTCTCCAAACAGTAGGAGGGCGTAA